A region from the Manihot esculenta cultivar AM560-2 chromosome 13, M.esculenta_v8, whole genome shotgun sequence genome encodes:
- the LOC110630145 gene encoding U3 snoRNP-associated protein-like EMB2271 produces MKSKNPKKGGSAIKRSKFAIKGDPFFDTEPKKRRKMGFRDDYIESGESEDENGVMSGGEEREEDEDEEIDQFARETADEKRQRMAKSYVEKLRELARREEEEEGEEDEEREFEKEGERDSLVVKKLMQEQLEESGRLRRVIASRVQKPDRGFEVLLKHRYSVTAVCLSDDDSKGFSASKDGTIVCWDVDTGKVEKYQWPNEETLRLHGAKGPEGQATKHSKQVSSLAVSTDGRYLASGGLDRHVHLWDTRTREHIQAFPGHRGPVSCLTFRQGTSELFSGSFDRSIKIWNVEDRAYVNTLFGHQSEVLTVDCLRKERVLATGRDRTMQLFKVPEESRLIFRASTSSLECCCLIDNDEFLSGSDDGNIELWGIQKKKPVYIVKNAHALLTDFKGFGQKDNGSISNGHLACSWVSSVTVCRGSDLAASGAGNGSVRLWAVESAPKGIKPLYDLPLVGFVNSLAFAKSGTFLVAGVGQEPRLGRWERISDAQNGVAIQRLTLT; encoded by the exons ATGAAGAGCAAAAATCCAAAGAAGGGAGGTTCCGCAATCAAACGGTCGAAATTTGCAATCAAAGGGGACCCCTTCTTCGATACAGAACCGAAGAAACGTCGAAAGATGGGTTTCCGAGATGACTACATCGAATCCGGAGAGTCAGAGGACGAAAACGGAGTTATGAGCGGCGGAGAAGAGAGAGAGGAGGACGAAGACGAGGAAATAGATCAGTTTGCACGAGAGACTGCGGACGAGAAGAGGCAGCGCATGGCAAAATCCTATGTAGAAAAGCTTCGAGAACTTGCGAGAagagaagaggaggaggagggggaAGAGGATGAAGAGAGAGAGTTTGAGAAGGAAGGTGAGAGGGATTCCCTTGTGGTTAAGAAGTTGATGCAGGAGCAGCTCGAGGAGAGCGGGCGATTGAGAAGAGTAATTGCTTCCAG GGTTCAGAAGCCTGATCGTGGATTTGAGGTCCTGTTGAAGCACCGGTATTCTGTTACCGCAGTATGTCTATCTGACGATGATTCAAAGGGCTTTTCTGCTTCCAAAGATGGCACAATTGTATGTTGGGATGTAGATACTGGGAAAGTTGAGAAGTATCAATGGCCTAATGAAGAAACACTCAGACTTCATGGAGCCAAGGGTCCAGAAGGTCAAGCTACAAAGCATAGCAAACAGGTTTCATCGTTGGCTGTTAGCACTGATGGTCGTTATTTAGCAAGTGGAGGATTAGATAGGCATGTTCATTTGTGGGACACACGGACAAGAGAACATATTCAG GCTTTTCCAGGTCATAGGGGCCCTGTGTCATGCCTAACATTTAGGCAAGGGACTTCAGAACTCTTTTCTGGTTCTTTTGATCGATCAATCAAAATATGGAATGTGGAAGATAGAGCTTATGTAAACACACTGTTTGGTCACCAAAGTGAAGTATTAACAGTTGATTGCTTGCGGAAAGAAAGAGTTTTAGCTACCGGACGTGATCGGACTATGCAATTATTCAAG GTCCCAGAGGAGTCAAGGTTGATATTTCGTGCCTCTACATCATCGTTGGAATGTTGTTGCTTGATTGATAATGATGAATTTTTATCTGGCTCTGATGATGGAAATATTGAGCTCTGGGGCATCCAAAAAAAGAAGCCTGTGTACATTGTTAAGAATGCTCATGCTTTGTTGACTGACTTCAAAGGTTTTGGACAAAAAGATAATGGAAGTATCTCTAATGGTCATCTAG CATGTTCTTGGGTAAGTTCAGTTACTGTGTGTAGAGGCAGTGACCTTGCCGCATCAGGAGCTGGTAATGGTTCTGTTCGCTTATGGGCTGTTGAAAGTGCTCCAAAAGGCATTAAACCCCTATATGATCTTCCATTG